In a single window of the Desulfovibrio sp. ZJ209 genome:
- a CDS encoding DUF805 domain-containing protein produces MTVRDVLSTCIFRKYAKGAGRASRGEFFVYFAFYFLFCTLWSLGILGLIRTAGDINLLDFVLSYVPFIFLPPMLAVSVRRLHDSGRSGWFVLLLFVPLINLFCMALLCLPGTPGPNRYGPQPEGVRLG; encoded by the coding sequence ATGACTGTGCGCGATGTCCTTTCCACCTGCATCTTCCGCAAGTACGCCAAGGGCGCCGGGCGCGCGTCGCGCGGCGAATTCTTCGTCTATTTCGCCTTCTATTTCCTCTTCTGCACGCTCTGGAGCCTGGGCATTCTGGGCCTCATCCGCACGGCCGGCGACATCAATTTGCTCGATTTCGTCCTGAGTTACGTGCCCTTTATCTTCCTGCCGCCCATGCTGGCCGTGAGCGTGCGCCGGCTGCACGATTCCGGCCGCTCGGGCTGGTTCGTGCTCCTGCTCTTCGTGCCGCTCATCAATCTCTTCTGCATGGCGCTGCTCTGCCTGCCGGGCACGCCGGGGCCCAACCGCTACGGCCCGCAACCCGAGGGCGTGCGCCTCGGCTGA
- the yjgA gene encoding ribosome biogenesis factor YjgA, with protein sequence MPRKRSSPQPDGDRPEKPSRSANKRGSHARQALGLEIARLTAAERANLPLTPELAEAMDLLDRLTDREGRRRQEQYIGRLMRDVDEEPLRRAMAGRQARDAAEVARFHAAEDWRARLLDAPAAGVPALLEEFRQGAAPASPEAEAELLRAVEAARAARARGDTSPRAARVLFRALAAALAGGD encoded by the coding sequence ATGCCGCGCAAGCGTTCCTCCCCCCAGCCGGACGGCGACCGCCCGGAAAAGCCCAGCCGCTCCGCCAACAAGCGGGGCAGCCACGCCCGCCAAGCCCTGGGCCTCGAGATCGCGCGCCTCACCGCCGCCGAGCGCGCGAATCTTCCGCTCACGCCCGAGCTCGCCGAGGCCATGGACCTGCTCGACCGCCTCACCGACCGTGAGGGCCGGCGCCGGCAGGAGCAGTATATCGGGCGCCTCATGCGCGATGTGGACGAGGAGCCGCTGCGCCGGGCCATGGCCGGCCGCCAGGCGCGGGACGCCGCCGAGGTGGCGCGCTTCCACGCGGCCGAAGACTGGCGGGCGCGCCTCCTGGACGCGCCGGCCGCCGGGGTGCCGGCGCTGCTGGAGGAATTCAGGCAAGGCGCGGCCCCGGCTTCCCCCGAGGCGGAGGCGGAACTTCTCCGCGCCGTGGAGGCCGCGAGAGCCGCCCGCGCCCGGGGCGACACCTCGCCGCGCGCCGCGCGCGTGCTCTTCCGCGCGCTCGCCGCCGCGCTGGCCGGAGGGGATTAG
- a CDS encoding 4-hydroxybenzoate octaprenyltransferase → MRISFGHFGDICRMIKIEHSIFALPYAWAGAVLAARGLPPWRALLLLTVAMVAVRSYAMTFNRIADVAIDAENPRTKGRPLVTGAISMGQARAFCAVMAAIFIAACAAMNSLCLWLSVPALLFAGAYSLLKRVSPLCHYWLGATLGLAPLAGWIAVDPSSMSLAPVLLFFAVTFWVGAFDIYYAFQDLDCDLAQGLHSIPARFGPRTALALAGFSHVMTVIFLALTGLAAGLGWPWYAICAGIGALLVWEHRLVQPDDLTHINMAFFTLNGIISPVVLVGVILGLCF, encoded by the coding sequence ATGCGCATCAGTTTCGGCCATTTCGGCGACATCTGCCGGATGATCAAGATCGAGCATTCCATCTTCGCCCTGCCCTATGCCTGGGCCGGGGCCGTGCTGGCCGCGCGCGGCCTGCCGCCGTGGCGCGCCCTCCTGCTGCTCACAGTGGCCATGGTGGCCGTGCGCTCCTACGCCATGACCTTCAACCGCATCGCGGACGTTGCCATCGACGCCGAAAACCCGCGCACCAAGGGGCGCCCGCTCGTCACCGGCGCCATCAGCATGGGGCAGGCCCGGGCCTTCTGCGCCGTCATGGCCGCCATCTTCATCGCCGCCTGCGCCGCCATGAACTCCCTGTGCCTCTGGCTCTCCGTGCCGGCCCTGCTCTTCGCCGGGGCCTACAGCCTCTTGAAGCGCGTGTCGCCGCTCTGCCATTACTGGCTCGGCGCCACCCTGGGCCTCGCGCCGCTGGCCGGCTGGATCGCCGTGGACCCTTCAAGCATGAGCCTCGCGCCGGTGCTGCTCTTTTTCGCCGTGACCTTCTGGGTGGGCGCCTTTGACATCTATTACGCCTTCCAGGACCTCGACTGCGACCTCGCCCAGGGGCTCCACTCCATCCCCGCCCGCTTCGGGCCCAGGACGGCCCTGGCGCTGGCCGGCTTCTCGCATGTCATGACGGTCATCTTTCTCGCGCTCACGGGCCTCGCTGCCGGGCTCGGCTGGCCGTGGTACGCCATATGCGCCGGCATCGGGGCCCTGCTCGTGTGGGAGCACAGGCTGGTGCAGCCCGATGACCTCACGCACATCAACATGGCCTTTTTCACGCTCAACGGCATCATCTCGCCGGTGGTGCTCGTCGGCGTCATCCTCGGGCTCTGTTTCTGA
- the queF gene encoding preQ(1) synthase yields the protein MPHHDRPAPESLSTDTPKPRRDDVSGLHLLGGGSLPSVSGGPSAALLEAFPNRYPYRPYVVSIAFPEFTSLCPVTGQPDFGTISVEYVPDALCVESKSFKLYMFAFRNHQSFMESITNTVLEDLVAVLAPAWCRVKGLFVPRGGTRIHVFAEEFKPLPPEKGAAVRAVVAAWRAEQDPHRP from the coding sequence ATGCCCCACCATGACCGGCCCGCCCCGGAATCACTGTCCACCGACACGCCCAAGCCCCGCCGTGACGACGTGAGCGGGCTGCACCTGCTCGGGGGCGGCTCACTGCCCTCGGTGAGCGGTGGCCCCAGCGCCGCCCTGCTGGAGGCCTTCCCCAACCGCTATCCCTACCGGCCCTATGTGGTCAGCATCGCCTTTCCCGAGTTCACCTCGCTTTGCCCGGTGACCGGCCAGCCGGACTTCGGCACCATCAGCGTGGAATACGTGCCGGACGCCCTGTGCGTGGAGTCCAAGAGCTTCAAGCTCTACATGTTCGCGTTCCGTAACCATCAGTCCTTCATGGAGAGCATCACCAACACCGTCCTTGAAGACCTCGTGGCCGTGCTCGCCCCGGCCTGGTGCCGGGTGAAGGGGCTCTTCGTGCCGCGCGGGGGCACGCGCATCCATGTTTTCGCCGAGGAGTTCAAGCCCCTTCCGCCGGAGAAGGGCGCCGCCGTGCGCGCCGTGGTGGCCGCGTGGCGCGCCGAGCAGGACCCGCACCGGCCCTGA
- the ftsY gene encoding signal recognition particle-docking protein FtsY, which produces MGFFSKVRRLFSGSDKAAETPEVPLAAEGAAPQPADAASHASAPVEGATPAASGTAGDDALVLRLREAEPRLSAWLAVILDGVDSAGDELWRRLGVLLGALETPPAEAETFISEFRSWLERMEYRHVEEFRSELQYRLALALDLEDEEDERNRLFVKLTEGLARTREQFVRRLDGLFASHGELNDAFWEELEELFITADLGFETSLEMVSRIRERARREKVTDTAGVRPLLLAELEELFRQPRRIAAVNAPEVVLMVGVNGVGKTTTIGKLAHRARMQGKKVLIAAADTFRAAAVEQLETWAKRAGAEFHSGAQGADPASVAWQAMDRAVKEGFDMLFVDTAGRLQTKVNLMEELGKIRQVLGKKHPGAPHRCVLVLDATTGQNALSQAHLFKEAAGADELILTKLDGTAKGGVAIAVALREGLPITYVGLGEKMEDLRPFDGDAFARALLGEPEAEGGPAK; this is translated from the coding sequence ATGGGTTTTTTCTCCAAGGTACGCCGCCTCTTTTCCGGTTCGGACAAGGCCGCTGAGACTCCAGAAGTCCCGCTTGCCGCCGAGGGCGCGGCCCCGCAGCCCGCGGACGCCGCCTCGCACGCATCCGCCCCTGTGGAAGGAGCGACGCCTGCGGCAAGTGGCACTGCCGGCGACGACGCCCTTGTGCTCCGCCTGCGCGAGGCCGAGCCCCGGCTCTCGGCGTGGCTCGCCGTCATCCTCGACGGCGTGGACAGCGCCGGGGACGAGCTCTGGCGCAGGCTCGGCGTCCTGCTGGGCGCGCTGGAGACGCCGCCCGCCGAGGCCGAGACTTTTATCTCCGAGTTCCGCTCCTGGCTCGAGCGCATGGAATACCGCCATGTGGAGGAATTCCGCTCCGAGCTCCAGTACCGCCTCGCCCTCGCCCTCGACCTCGAGGACGAGGAGGACGAGCGCAACCGCCTCTTCGTCAAGCTCACCGAGGGGCTTGCGCGCACGCGCGAGCAGTTCGTCCGCCGGCTGGACGGCCTTTTCGCCAGCCACGGCGAGCTCAATGACGCCTTCTGGGAGGAGCTGGAGGAGCTCTTCATCACCGCCGACCTCGGCTTCGAGACCTCGCTCGAAATGGTCTCGCGCATCAGGGAGCGCGCCCGGCGAGAAAAGGTCACGGATACGGCCGGGGTGCGGCCGTTGCTCCTCGCCGAGCTGGAGGAGCTTTTCCGCCAGCCGCGCCGCATCGCCGCGGTGAACGCGCCGGAAGTGGTGCTCATGGTGGGCGTCAACGGCGTGGGCAAGACCACCACCATCGGCAAGCTGGCGCACCGCGCGCGCATGCAGGGCAAGAAGGTGCTCATCGCCGCGGCCGACACCTTCCGCGCGGCGGCCGTGGAACAGCTCGAGACCTGGGCCAAGCGCGCGGGCGCCGAGTTCCACTCCGGCGCGCAGGGCGCGGACCCGGCCTCGGTGGCCTGGCAGGCCATGGACCGCGCCGTGAAGGAGGGCTTCGACATGCTCTTCGTGGACACGGCGGGGCGCCTCCAGACCAAGGTCAACCTCATGGAGGAGCTTGGCAAGATCCGGCAGGTGCTGGGCAAGAAGCACCCGGGCGCGCCGCACCGCTGCGTCCTCGTGCTGGACGCCACCACCGGGCAGAACGCGCTCTCGCAGGCGCATTTATTTAAGGAAGCCGCCGGCGCGGACGAGCTCATCCTGACCAAGCTGGACGGCACGGCCAAGGGCGGCGTGGCCATCGCCGTGGCCCTGCGCGAGGGGCTCCCCATCACCTATGTGGGGCTTGGCGAGAAGATGGAAGACCTCAGGCCCTTTGACGGCGACGCCTTTGCCCGCGCGCTTCTGGGCGAGCCCGAGGCGGAAGGCGGGCCCGCAAAGTGA
- the rpsJ gene encoding 30S ribosomal protein S10 has product MTTVSSDRIRIKLKAYDYRILDKAVAEIVDTARNTGAGVAGPIPLPTNIHKYTIQRSVHVDKKSREQFEMRIHKRLMDILEPTQQTVDALGKLSLPAGVDVEIKL; this is encoded by the coding sequence ATGACGACTGTCAGCAGCGATCGCATCCGGATCAAGCTCAAGGCCTACGATTACCGCATCCTCGACAAGGCCGTTGCGGAAATCGTGGACACGGCGCGCAATACCGGCGCGGGCGTGGCCGGGCCCATTCCCCTGCCCACCAATATCCACAAGTACACCATCCAGCGGTCGGTGCATGTGGACAAGAAGTCCCGCGAGCAGTTCGAGATGCGCATCCACAAGCGCCTCATGGATATTCTGGAACCCACACAGCAGACCGTCGATGCGCTCGGCAAGCTCTCCTTGCCCGCTGGCGTGGATGTGGAAATCAAGCTCTAG